A single genomic interval of Sinorhizobium garamanticum harbors:
- the cobN gene encoding cobaltochelatase subunit CobN, with protein sequence MHLLLAQKGTIADGNEAIDLGQSPADILFLSAADTELASIAAAHGRRVGARTLRIASLMNLMHPMSVDTYVERTARHAKLIVVRPLGGASYFRYVLEALHAAAVMGKFQIAALPGDDKPDPGLDPFSTVSAQDRERLWAYLTEGGADNAGLFLDYAEALIADGEKPQPARPLLKAGIWWPGEGVIGVERWRAIASLPGTPPSVLPAISPTRGEIDPRPSPVSPSKATPGQPSNPVPVEGQTVASVISPLVGEMSGRTEGGMPQADAGKPTAAICFYRALVQSGETKPVEALIEALAAEGMRALPVFVSSLKDQVSIGTLQAIFAESAPDVVMNATGFAVSAPGADRQPTVLESTGAPVLQVIFSGSSRAAWEASPQGLMARDLGMNVALPEVDGRILSRAVSFKAASVYDPAVEANIVGHEPLADRVRFAARLAANWARLRRARPEARRVAIVMANYPNRDGRLGNGVGLDTPAGTIEVLKAMAAEGYSVGDRPEDGDALMRFLMAGPTNAAGRDREIREVISLAQYKNFLGVLPQQIQEEVTARWGEPEADPFFLDGTFALPLARFGEVLVGIQPARGYNIDPKETYHAPDLVPPHGYLAFYAFLRQVFKADAIIHMGKHGNLEWLPGKALALSENCYPEAVFGPTPHLYPFIVNDPGEGTQAKRRTSAVIIDHLTPPLTRAESYGPLKDLEALVDEYYEAAGGDPRRLRLLSRQILDLVRDIGLDHDAGIEKADSDDKALEKLDAYLCDLKEMQIRDGLHIFGVAPEGRLLTDLTVALARVPRGLGEGGDQSLQRAIAADLGLGASAQVPPSVVPDISPTRGEIREASARTSAAPSHEAKLAAQQRGANLVAQHPQVRPAGEAASITNSVEEPTGSRLPISPFVGEMPGRAEGGTPPQSQPFDPLDCVMSAPWTGPKPKVLASLSDAPWRTAGDTVERIELLAAKLVSGEIACPADWPATRAVLDEIDTRLKPSIEGSGEAEIKGLLTGLDGRFVAPGPSGAPTRGRPDVLPTGRNFYSVDSRAVPTPAAYELGKKSAELLIRRYLQDHGEWPSSFGLTAWGTSNMRTGGDDIAQALALIGAKPVWDMTSRRVTGYEIVPLAVLGRPRVDVTLRISGFFRDAFPEQIALFDKAIRAVGALEEDNADNMIAARMRAETRRLEEKGVEPKDAARRASYRVFGAKPGAYGAGLQALIDEKGWDKRGDLADAYLTWGGYAYGAGEDGKAERGLFEERLRSIEAVVQNQDNREHDLLDSDDYYQFEGGMSAAAEHLSGARPAIYHNDHSRPEKPVIRSLEEEIGRVVRARVVNPKWIDGIMRHGYKGAFEIAATVDYMFAFAATTGAVRDHHFEAAYHAFITDETVLDFLRDKNPAALAEMSERFLEAIDRGLWNPRSNSARFELNSLSGEPAARRLRTGNE encoded by the coding sequence ATGCATCTGCTTCTCGCCCAGAAAGGCACGATCGCCGATGGCAACGAGGCGATCGATCTCGGGCAAAGCCCGGCCGACATCCTGTTCCTCTCGGCCGCCGACACCGAGCTTGCCTCGATTGCCGCAGCCCACGGACGGCGGGTGGGGGCGAGAACGCTGCGCATCGCTAGCCTGATGAATCTGATGCATCCGATGTCGGTCGACACCTATGTCGAGCGCACGGCGCGGCATGCGAAGCTCATCGTCGTGCGCCCGCTCGGCGGCGCCAGCTATTTCCGCTACGTGCTGGAGGCCCTGCATGCGGCGGCGGTGATGGGCAAGTTCCAGATCGCGGCGCTTCCCGGCGACGACAAGCCGGACCCGGGTCTCGACCCGTTTTCTACTGTGTCTGCGCAGGACCGCGAGCGCCTTTGGGCCTATTTGACCGAGGGGGGCGCCGACAATGCCGGGCTCTTCCTCGACTATGCCGAGGCGCTGATTGCCGACGGCGAGAAGCCGCAGCCGGCGCGGCCGCTTTTGAAGGCGGGCATCTGGTGGCCGGGCGAGGGTGTGATCGGTGTTGAGCGGTGGCGCGCGATAGCGAGCTTGCCGGGAACACCCCCCTCTGTCCTGCCGGCCATCTCCCCCACAAGGGGGGAGATTGACCCGCGGCCAAGCCCCGTTTCTCCCTCAAAAGCGACACCTGGGCAGCCCTCTAACCCAGTGCCCGTCGAAGGGCAGACGGTTGCCTCCGTGATCTCCCCCCTTGTGGGGGAGATGTCCGGCAGGACAGAGGGGGGTATGCCTCAAGCAGATGCCGGCAAACCCACTGCCGCCATCTGCTTTTACCGCGCCCTCGTACAAAGCGGCGAAACGAAACCCGTCGAGGCATTGATCGAGGCGCTTGCGGCTGAAGGCATGCGGGCGCTTCCGGTTTTCGTATCGAGCCTCAAGGATCAGGTCTCGATCGGCACGCTGCAGGCGATCTTCGCCGAATCCGCGCCGGACGTGGTGATGAACGCCACCGGCTTTGCGGTTTCCGCGCCCGGCGCCGATCGCCAGCCGACGGTGCTCGAATCGACCGGCGCGCCGGTGCTGCAGGTGATCTTTTCCGGTTCCTCGCGCGCGGCCTGGGAGGCTTCACCGCAAGGGCTGATGGCGCGTGATCTCGGCATGAACGTCGCGCTGCCCGAGGTGGACGGCCGCATTCTCTCCCGCGCCGTCTCGTTCAAGGCGGCATCCGTCTACGATCCGGCGGTGGAGGCCAACATCGTTGGGCACGAACCGCTTGCCGATCGCGTCCGCTTTGCCGCGCGGCTTGCCGCCAACTGGGCGAGGCTGCGCCGGGCGAGGCCTGAAGCGCGCCGTGTCGCCATTGTCATGGCCAATTATCCGAACCGCGACGGGCGCCTCGGCAACGGCGTCGGCCTCGACACGCCGGCCGGCACCATCGAGGTTCTGAAGGCGATGGCTGCGGAAGGCTATTCCGTCGGCGATCGTCCCGAGGATGGCGACGCGCTGATGCGTTTCCTGATGGCCGGGCCGACCAATGCGGCAGGCCGCGACCGCGAGATCCGCGAGGTCATTTCGCTCGCGCAGTACAAGAATTTCCTCGGCGTTCTTCCGCAGCAGATCCAGGAGGAGGTGACGGCGCGCTGGGGCGAGCCCGAAGCCGATCCGTTCTTCCTCGACGGCACCTTCGCGCTGCCGCTCGCGCGCTTCGGCGAGGTCCTCGTCGGCATCCAGCCGGCGCGCGGCTACAACATCGATCCGAAGGAAACCTATCACGCGCCGGACCTCGTTCCGCCGCACGGCTATCTCGCCTTCTATGCCTTCCTGCGGCAGGTCTTCAAAGCCGACGCGATCATCCACATGGGCAAGCACGGCAATCTCGAATGGCTGCCCGGCAAGGCACTGGCGCTTTCGGAGAATTGTTATCCCGAGGCGGTATTCGGCCCGACACCGCATCTTTACCCCTTCATCGTCAACGATCCGGGCGAGGGCACGCAGGCCAAGCGCCGCACCAGCGCAGTCATCATCGACCACTTGACGCCGCCTTTGACGCGGGCGGAGTCCTATGGGCCGCTCAAGGACCTGGAGGCACTAGTCGACGAATATTACGAAGCGGCGGGCGGCGACCCGCGGCGGCTCAGGCTGTTGAGCCGGCAGATCCTCGACCTCGTCCGCGACATCGGTCTTGATCACGATGCCGGGATTGAAAAAGCCGACAGCGACGACAAGGCGCTGGAAAAACTCGACGCATATCTCTGCGACTTGAAGGAGATGCAGATCCGCGACGGACTGCACATCTTCGGCGTCGCGCCGGAAGGGCGTTTGCTGACCGACCTCACTGTGGCATTGGCGCGGGTGCCGCGCGGCTTGGGCGAGGGCGGCGACCAGAGTTTGCAGCGGGCGATCGCGGCGGATCTGGGATTGGGGGCGTCGGCGCAGGTACCCCCCTCTGTCGTGCCGGACATCTCCCCCACAAGGGGGGAGATCAGGGAGGCTAGCGCTCGTACCTCGGCGGCGCCCTCGCATGAGGCGAAGTTAGCGGCCCAGCAACGCGGTGCGAATCTGGTGGCCCAGCATCCCCAGGTGCGTCCGGCGGGTGAAGCTGCATCTATTACCAACAGCGTTGAGGAACCGACCGGCAGCCGCCTGCCAATCTCCCCCTTTGTGGGGGAGATGCCCGGCAGGGCAGAGGGGGGTACGCCTCCGCAGTCCCAACCTTTCGACCCCCTCGATTGCGTTATGTCCGCCCCTTGGACCGGTCCGAAACCGAAGGTCCTCGCTTCTCTCTCGGATGCACCTTGGCGCACCGCCGGCGATACCGTCGAGCGCATCGAACTCCTCGCGGCGAAGCTGGTCTCTGGCGAGATCGCCTGTCCCGCTGACTGGCCGGCCACACGTGCCGTGCTCGACGAGATCGACACTCGCCTAAAACCCTCGATAGAAGGCTCCGGGGAGGCGGAAATCAAAGGCCTGCTCACCGGGCTCGACGGTCGATTCGTGGCCCCCGGGCCGTCCGGCGCACCGACGCGTGGCCGTCCCGACGTGCTGCCGACGGGCCGCAATTTCTATTCCGTCGACAGCCGCGCCGTACCGACGCCGGCGGCCTACGAGCTCGGTAAGAAATCCGCAGAGCTGCTCATCCGCCGCTATCTGCAGGACCATGGCGAATGGCCGTCGTCCTTCGGCCTTACAGCCTGGGGCACCTCCAACATGCGCACCGGTGGCGACGACATCGCCCAGGCGCTGGCGCTGATCGGCGCCAAGCCGGTCTGGGACATGACCTCGCGCCGCGTCACCGGCTACGAGATCGTGCCGCTGGCGGTGCTCGGTCGTCCGCGTGTCGACGTCACGCTCAGGATTTCCGGTTTCTTCCGTGACGCTTTCCCGGAGCAGATCGCTCTGTTCGACAAAGCGATCCGCGCCGTCGGGGCTTTGGAAGAGGATAACGCCGACAACATGATCGCCGCGCGCATGCGTGCCGAGACGAGGCGGCTCGAGGAGAAGGGTGTGGAGCCGAAGGATGCGGCGCGGCGCGCCTCCTATCGCGTCTTCGGTGCCAAGCCGGGTGCCTACGGGGCCGGCCTGCAGGCGCTGATCGACGAGAAAGGCTGGGACAAGCGCGGCGATCTTGCCGATGCCTACCTCACCTGGGGCGGCTATGCCTATGGCGCCGGCGAGGACGGCAAGGCGGAGCGCGGGCTTTTCGAGGAACGGCTGCGGTCGATCGAGGCCGTCGTGCAGAACCAGGACAACCGTGAGCACGACCTGCTCGACAGCGACGATTACTACCAGTTCGAGGGCGGCATGAGTGCGGCCGCCGAGCATTTGAGTGGCGCACGCCCCGCGATCTATCACAACGATCATTCGCGCCCGGAGAAGCCGGTGATCCGCTCACTGGAAGAGGAGATCGGCCGCGTCGTGCGCGCCCGCGTCGTCAACCCGAAATGGATCGATGGCATCATGCGCCACGGCTACAAGGGCGCGTTCGAGATCGCAGCGACGGTCGACTACATGTTTGCCTTCGCCGCAACCACCGGCGCTGTCCGCGACCACCATTTCGAGGCGGCCTACCACGCTTTCATCACCGACGAGACGGTCCTTGACTTCCTGCGCGACAAGAACCCGGCCGCGCTCGCCGAAATGTCGGAACGCTTCCTGGAGGCGATCGATCGCGGCCTCTGGAATCCGCGCTCCAACTCGGCGCGCTTTGAACTGAACAGTCTGTCCGGAGAGCCTGCCGCCCGTCGGCTGCGTACCGGAAACGAATAG
- the cobO gene encoding cob(I)yrinic acid a,c-diamide adenosyltransferase, producing the protein MSDETVNSGEVAPEKDEARHAMKMAKKKTAREKIMATKTDKKGLIIVHTGKGKGKSTAGFGMIFRHIAHGMPCAVVQFIKGAMHTGERDLIEKHFGDLCQFYTLGEGFTWETQDRARDVAMAEKAWEKAKELIRDERNSMVLLDEINIALRYDYIDVAEVVRFLKEEKPHMTHVVLTGRNAKEDLIEIADLVTEMELVKHPFRSGIKAQKGVEF; encoded by the coding sequence ATGAGCGACGAAACGGTAAACAGCGGCGAAGTTGCGCCGGAAAAGGACGAAGCCCGCCACGCCATGAAGATGGCGAAGAAGAAGACCGCGCGCGAAAAGATCATGGCGACGAAGACCGACAAAAAGGGTCTGATCATCGTCCACACCGGCAAGGGCAAGGGCAAGTCGACCGCCGGATTCGGCATGATCTTCCGCCACATCGCCCACGGCATGCCCTGCGCTGTCGTGCAGTTCATCAAGGGCGCCATGCACACTGGCGAGCGCGACCTGATCGAGAAGCATTTCGGTGACCTCTGCCAGTTTTACACGCTCGGTGAAGGCTTTACCTGGGAAACGCAGGACCGCGCCCGCGATGTGGCGATGGCCGAAAAGGCCTGGGAAAAGGCCAAGGAACTGATCCGCGACGAGCGCAACTCCATGGTGCTGCTCGACGAAATCAACATCGCTCTGCGCTATGATTACATCGATGTCGCTGAGGTCGTTCGCTTCCTGAAAGAAGAAAAGCCGCACATGACGCACGTCGTGCTGACCGGTCGCAACGCTAAGGAAGATCTGATCGAGATCGCCGATCTGGTGACCGAGATGGAACTCGTCAAACATCCCTTCCGGTCAGGTATCAAGGCGCAGAAGGGCGTCGAATTCTGA
- a CDS encoding TSUP family transporter, whose protein sequence is MHDLALHILLFLFAAAFIAGFIDSIAGGGGMITIPAMLIAGIPPLETLGTNKLQSLFGSGSASLAYARHGHVSLKEQLPMAAMAALGSILGALLATVVPADALKAVLPFLLIAIAVYFGCKPNIGEVERHHRISKLAFTLSFVPLIGFYDGVFGPGTGSFFMLGFVTLGGFGIIKATAHTKFLNFGSNLGAFFVFLAYGVVLWKVGLVMGAGQFLGAQVGSRFAMAKGAKIIKPLLVITSIALAARLLADPTHPLRIWLGM, encoded by the coding sequence GTGCACGACCTCGCTCTTCACATCCTGCTCTTCCTCTTCGCTGCCGCCTTCATCGCGGGATTCATCGATTCGATCGCCGGCGGCGGAGGAATGATCACCATTCCCGCCATGCTGATCGCTGGCATTCCGCCGCTTGAAACGCTCGGCACCAACAAGCTGCAGTCGCTTTTCGGCTCCGGTTCCGCGAGCCTCGCCTATGCGCGACATGGCCATGTGAGCCTGAAAGAGCAGTTGCCGATGGCCGCAATGGCAGCGCTCGGCTCCATCTTAGGCGCCCTGCTCGCGACCGTCGTTCCTGCCGACGCGCTCAAGGCCGTTCTGCCTTTCCTGCTGATCGCAATCGCTGTCTATTTCGGCTGCAAGCCCAACATTGGCGAGGTCGAAAGGCATCACCGTATCTCGAAGCTCGCTTTCACTCTCAGCTTCGTGCCGCTCATCGGCTTTTATGACGGCGTCTTCGGTCCCGGGACCGGATCCTTCTTCATGCTCGGATTCGTCACGCTTGGTGGCTTCGGTATCATCAAGGCGACCGCCCACACGAAGTTCCTGAACTTTGGCTCCAATCTCGGCGCCTTCTTCGTTTTCCTTGCCTATGGCGTGGTGCTCTGGAAGGTGGGCCTGGTAATGGGCGCGGGTCAGTTCCTCGGCGCGCAGGTCGGCTCGCGCTTCGCGATGGCGAAGGGCGCGAAGATCATCAAGCCGCTGCTCGTCATCACCTCAATCGCGTTGGCGGCCCGGCTGCTTGCAGACCCGACGCATCCGCTTAGGATCTGGCTGGGGATGTGA
- a CDS encoding cobalamin biosynthesis protein, translated as MPSVNGPIVAKLVLGLGCERNTAPEEVIALAEQALAEAGVDRGDVDLVASLDARAEEPAIHAAARHLSAPVCFFDAPTLEAESARLQNPSDIVFAHTGCHGVAEGAALTGAGPDAVLIVPKIRSARATAAIAGPACATGEAAIRTKRAGAA; from the coding sequence ATGCCTTCGGTCAATGGACCAATTGTCGCCAAGCTTGTACTCGGCCTCGGCTGCGAGCGGAACACGGCGCCCGAGGAAGTAATTGCACTTGCGGAGCAGGCGCTTGCCGAGGCTGGCGTGGACCGGGGTGATGTCGATTTGGTCGCCTCGCTCGATGCCCGTGCCGAGGAGCCGGCGATCCATGCCGCCGCCCGTCATTTGTCCGCGCCGGTTTGCTTCTTCGACGCCCCCACGCTGGAGGCGGAATCCGCGCGACTGCAGAACCCCTCGGACATCGTCTTTGCCCATACGGGGTGTCACGGCGTGGCGGAAGGCGCTGCGCTCACCGGGGCGGGCCCGGATGCGGTGCTGATCGTCCCGAAAATCCGTTCGGCCCGCGCGACAGCGGCAATCGCCGGTCCCGCGTGCGCAACCGGAGAGGCCGCGATCCGAACGAAGCGTGCGGGGGCCGCTTGA
- the cobA gene encoding uroporphyrinogen-III C-methyltransferase, with amino-acid sequence MTDAIFAGLPELEPGSVWLVGAGPGDPGLLTLHAANALRQADVIVHDALVNGDCLKLAKPGAALEFAGKRGGKPSPKQRDISLRLVELARAGNRVLRLKGGDPFVFGRGGEEALTLVEHGIPFRIVPGITAGIGGLAYAGIPVTHREVNHAVTFLTGHDSSGVVPDRINWEGIAKGSPVIVMYMAMKHIGQIAANLIAGGRSPEEPVAFVCNAATPEQVVLETTLSRAEADVAASGLEPPAIVVVGEVVRLRAALDWLGALDGRVPAADPFANRVLRDRA; translated from the coding sequence ATGACGGATGCAATTTTCGCCGGTCTACCCGAACTCGAACCCGGTTCCGTCTGGCTGGTCGGGGCCGGGCCGGGCGATCCCGGGCTTTTGACGCTGCACGCTGCCAATGCGTTGCGCCAAGCCGACGTCATCGTCCATGATGCGCTTGTGAACGGCGATTGCCTGAAGCTTGCAAAGCCAGGTGCTGCCCTCGAATTTGCCGGAAAGCGCGGCGGCAAGCCTTCGCCGAAGCAGCGCGATATCTCGCTGCGCCTCGTCGAACTGGCGCGCGCTGGGAACCGCGTGCTCCGCCTCAAGGGCGGCGATCCTTTTGTCTTCGGCCGCGGCGGCGAGGAAGCCTTGACGCTCGTCGAGCATGGTATTCCGTTCCGCATCGTTCCCGGCATCACCGCCGGCATTGGTGGTCTTGCGTATGCCGGCATTCCGGTGACGCACCGCGAGGTCAACCATGCGGTCACATTCCTCACCGGGCATGATTCCTCGGGCGTCGTGCCGGACCGGATCAACTGGGAAGGCATTGCGAAGGGCTCGCCCGTGATCGTCATGTACATGGCGATGAAGCATATCGGCCAGATCGCCGCCAATCTTATCGCCGGTGGCCGATCGCCGGAGGAGCCGGTGGCCTTCGTCTGCAATGCCGCGACGCCTGAGCAGGTGGTTCTGGAGACGACCCTTTCGCGCGCCGAAGCCGATGTCGCGGCCTCCGGCCTCGAGCCGCCGGCAATCGTCGTCGTCGGCGAGGTCGTCCGGCTGCGCGCGGCTCTCGACTGGCTTGGCGCGCTCGATGGCCGCGTGCCGGCGGCGGATCCGTTCGCGAACCGTGTTCTCCGGGATCGCGCATGA
- a CDS encoding cobyrinate a,c-diamide synthase has product MSGLLIAAPSSGSGKTTVTLGLMRALKRRGILIAPGKAGPDYIDPAFHTAASGQPCFNYDPWAMRPELLVANAGRAVAGGRTLVVEAMMGLYDGAADGTGAPADLAATLGLAVVLVVDCARLSHSVAALVRGYVDYRDDIRVVGVILNKVGSDRHEMMLRDALDRAGVPIFGVLRHEGTLKLPERHLGLVQAAEHGGLEPFIDHAADLVEANCDLEAILAAAAPLLPKPAKSEATTLKPLGQRIAIARDVAFAFCYAHLVSGWRGHGAEISFFSPLHDEAPEGGVDAIYLPGGYPELHAEKLAGATQFRRGLQSAAEAGVRIFGECGGYMTLGEGLVAADGRRYQMLGLLPLVTSFAERKRHLGYRRVAPLDNAFFDGPMTAHEFHYATIVSEGAAQPLFTVHDAAGNDLGQAGLRRRNVAGSFIHLIDLSGRK; this is encoded by the coding sequence ATGAGCGGTCTCCTGATTGCTGCCCCGAGTTCCGGCTCGGGCAAGACGACGGTGACGCTCGGGTTGATGCGGGCCTTGAAACGGCGCGGGATCCTCATCGCCCCCGGTAAGGCCGGGCCCGACTACATCGATCCGGCCTTCCACACCGCGGCAAGCGGTCAACCTTGCTTCAACTATGATCCCTGGGCGATGCGCCCCGAACTGCTTGTCGCCAATGCCGGGCGGGCGGTGGCCGGCGGTCGCACGCTTGTCGTCGAGGCGATGATGGGTCTCTACGACGGCGCCGCCGACGGCACGGGCGCGCCGGCCGATCTCGCCGCGACGCTTGGTCTCGCGGTGGTTCTCGTCGTCGATTGTGCCCGTCTATCCCATTCGGTTGCGGCGCTGGTACGCGGCTACGTGGATTACCGCGATGATATCCGCGTCGTCGGCGTCATCCTCAACAAGGTCGGCAGCGACCGCCACGAGATGATGCTGCGCGATGCGCTCGACCGGGCCGGCGTGCCGATTTTTGGCGTGCTTCGCCACGAGGGCACGCTGAAGCTGCCGGAGCGTCACCTGGGCCTGGTGCAGGCGGCCGAGCACGGAGGCCTGGAACCGTTCATCGACCATGCCGCCGACCTCGTCGAGGCGAATTGCGATCTCGAGGCGATCCTGGCTGCCGCAGCACCCTTGTTGCCAAAGCCGGCCAAGTCCGAAGCCACCACGCTGAAGCCGCTCGGCCAGCGAATCGCCATTGCCCGCGACGTCGCCTTCGCCTTCTGCTACGCGCACCTCGTTTCCGGTTGGCGCGGGCACGGTGCGGAAATTTCTTTCTTCTCGCCGCTCCACGACGAAGCGCCCGAAGGCGGCGTGGACGCGATCTATCTTCCCGGTGGCTATCCCGAGCTGCACGCCGAAAAGCTGGCTGGGGCGACGCAGTTCCGCCGCGGCTTGCAAAGCGCCGCGGAGGCGGGCGTGCGTATCTTCGGCGAGTGCGGCGGCTACATGACGCTCGGCGAAGGGCTTGTCGCCGCGGATGGCAGACGTTACCAAATGCTTGGCCTCTTGCCGCTGGTGACCAGTTTTGCCGAGCGCAAGCGGCATCTCGGCTACCGGCGCGTCGCGCCGCTCGACAACGCATTTTTCGATGGACCGATGACGGCGCACGAGTTCCACTATGCGACCATTGTATCCGAAGGGGCGGCCCAGCCGCTCTTCACGGTCCATGATGCTGCGGGCAACGATCTCGGCCAGGCCGGTCTCAGGCGCCGGAATGTCGCCGGCTCCTTCATCCATCTCATCGACCTCTCGGGCAGAAAATGA
- the cobD gene encoding threonine-phosphate decarboxylase CobD has protein sequence MTAPILHGGGVTEAAARFGGTPAEWLDLSTGINPCPVSLPEIDPSVWHRLPDRHVEEAARLAASRYYGTGDAMPLPVPGTQAAIQLLPRLVDAGRRVAVFAPTYGEYARVLSAAGFEVDPVRRADDLAAAHGLAVVVNPNNPTGRLLSPEEILAMAGTMKAHGGLLVVDEAFGDLEPHASVARYAATSDNLVVFRSFGKFFGLAGLRLGFVIARASVLAAFREWLGPWAVSGPALAVSAKLMEGDTEATARGIAARKAGLDMVLSAAGLKIAGGTGLFTLVENERACELHTALCEAHVLTRKFDYNPHWLRIGLTPDENGDRRLAEALQRTGV, from the coding sequence ATGACCGCTCCCATCCTTCATGGCGGCGGGGTTACCGAGGCCGCCGCGCGTTTCGGTGGTACGCCGGCCGAATGGCTCGATCTTTCGACCGGCATCAACCCATGCCCGGTTTCATTGCCGGAGATCGATCCCAGCGTCTGGCATCGCCTTCCGGACCGGCATGTCGAGGAGGCGGCGCGTCTTGCCGCGAGCCGCTACTATGGCACTGGTGACGCCATGCCCCTGCCGGTGCCCGGCACCCAGGCTGCGATCCAGTTGCTGCCGCGGCTTGTCGACGCCGGAAGACGTGTCGCCGTCTTCGCGCCGACCTATGGCGAATACGCTCGCGTGCTTTCCGCTGCAGGCTTTGAGGTCGATCCTGTCCGCCGCGCCGACGATCTTGCCGCCGCGCATGGTCTCGCGGTCGTCGTTAATCCCAACAACCCCACCGGGAGGCTCTTGTCCCCGGAGGAAATCCTTGCCATGGCGGGGACCATGAAAGCGCATGGCGGCTTGCTCGTGGTCGACGAGGCCTTTGGCGACCTCGAGCCGCATGCGAGCGTCGCGCGCTATGCAGCGACCTCCGACAATCTTGTTGTCTTCCGTTCCTTCGGCAAGTTCTTCGGCCTCGCAGGCCTGAGGCTCGGCTTCGTCATCGCTCGTGCGTCTGTGCTCGCGGCGTTCCGCGAATGGCTCGGTCCCTGGGCGGTTTCCGGCCCGGCGCTTGCCGTTTCGGCGAAACTCATGGAAGGAGACACCGAGGCAACCGCGAGAGGGATTGCCGCGCGCAAGGCCGGGCTCGATATGGTACTCAGTGCGGCCGGCCTGAAGATCGCGGGCGGCACGGGCCTTTTCACTCTGGTCGAGAACGAGCGGGCATGCGAACTTCACACCGCGCTTTGCGAAGCGCACGTCCTGACGCGCAAGTTCGACTACAACCCGCATTGGCTCAGGATCGGACTCACCCCGGATGAAAACGGCGATCGGCGCCTCGCCGAAGCTTTGCAGCGGACAGGTGTGTAA
- the cbiB gene encoding adenosylcobinamide-phosphate synthase CbiB, with amino-acid sequence MTFEIFLILVVALVIDRLIGDPDWLWERVTHPVVFFGKGIGLFDQALNRGSAGPAALKMRGLAVILILLLASIAVGVVFHRLFDVLGAVGFLLEVIVVAVFLAQKSLAVHVMRVAQALRQEGLEGGRSAVSMIVGRDPKTLDEPGVCRAAIESLAENFSDGVVAPALWYAIAGLPGLFAYKMLNTADSMIGHKSPKYLHFGWASARLDDLVNLPAARLSILLVAAGAYFKQGAEAARAAMDVARRDNGLHRSPNSGWPEAAMAGALNIQLAGPRTYGAVRVDEPMINEPGRSIATPEDIDDAVSVFYGACLAMTLGFAVAALVASLF; translated from the coding sequence TTGACCTTTGAAATTTTCCTCATCCTCGTTGTTGCACTGGTCATCGACCGTCTGATCGGCGATCCCGACTGGCTCTGGGAGCGCGTGACGCATCCGGTCGTCTTTTTCGGCAAGGGGATCGGACTATTCGATCAGGCGCTCAATCGCGGCAGCGCGGGACCGGCCGCCCTGAAGATGAGGGGGCTGGCGGTAATCCTGATTTTGCTGCTGGCAAGCATCGCAGTCGGCGTCGTCTTTCACCGCCTGTTCGATGTATTGGGCGCGGTTGGCTTCCTGCTGGAAGTCATCGTCGTTGCCGTCTTTCTTGCACAGAAGAGCCTCGCGGTTCACGTGATGCGCGTGGCGCAGGCCCTGCGTCAAGAGGGGCTTGAAGGCGGCAGATCGGCCGTGTCGATGATCGTCGGACGCGATCCGAAGACGCTCGACGAGCCGGGCGTCTGCCGGGCCGCCATCGAAAGCCTTGCGGAAAATTTCTCCGATGGCGTCGTCGCGCCCGCCCTCTGGTACGCAATCGCCGGGCTTCCGGGCCTGTTCGCCTACAAGATGCTGAATACGGCGGATTCGATGATTGGCCACAAGAGCCCGAAATATCTGCATTTCGGCTGGGCCTCGGCACGGCTGGACGACCTCGTCAACCTGCCGGCTGCGCGCCTTTCGATCCTGCTGGTTGCAGCCGGGGCCTATTTCAAGCAGGGTGCGGAAGCAGCGCGGGCGGCGATGGATGTCGCACGCCGCGACAACGGCCTCCATCGTTCGCCGAATTCCGGCTGGCCCGAGGCGGCGATGGCGGGGGCCCTGAATATCCAGCTTGCCGGGCCGCGGACCTATGGCGCCGTGAGGGTCGACGAGCCGATGATCAACGAGCCCGGCCGATCGATCGCGACGCCGGAGGATATCGATGACGCAGTTTCCGTTTTTTATGGCGCCTGCTTGGCGATGACGCTGGGCTTTGCTGTCGCCGCTCTGGTCGCGTCGCTGTTCTAG